The DNA region AAAATGTTGGTGTCGGAGAGGACGTAGCAGAACCAACCGCGCAGAAAAGGGAGCTCTGACTGCCGCAGGCCATTCAAGAAGCGATACTGAGAGAGAACGGAGCCTTCATCTTTATTCTGGACCTGAGGGGAAAGaatggacaaaagaaaaaacagtgaGACGGATATGAGAACTGTCTTGTATCAGGGGTTTTCTCAATGTTGTGTTAGATGTCGCATACCTCCACATTGACGGTTTCGTAACTGGGATGTACAGGTAACCAGGTCTTGTTGGTTTGGGGGTTGAAACCCGCGTTCTTCTCACTATTCCACTGCATCGGAGATCGCTCAGGGTCCCGACTGAGACTCTGAGGTcaaagaatacaaataaatatactcCAGTTGACCTTATACACAATAACTACAGCTAGCCAACAATAAAGCCTACTTTACTTGAAccgttccttttttttttttttgtaatgccATGAATTAAAGTCATAtcttttatacatttgtttttagtgtttgttcAGGGTACGGACTCTACTAACCACGTTGTATTTCCCAGCAGGGTCTTGCACTTGGCTTTGTGTGATATTAATGTTCTCCATGCCAATCTCTTCGCCGTAGTAAGTCGTTGGTGTGCCAGGGAGGGTCAGTAGCATCAGGTTGATGGCACGAACATACATCCGACCAGCACTGGAGCCAATTCTAGGCCTGTCATGGTTTCCGACCTGGTTACAGTGGAGGCAAGAGGTGGAGAGGTCAATGAGATTGAGCTAAGTGGATTGCAGAAGACTTTACCTGATAGGTTTttgttaggaaaaaaatatctcaagTAAAAGAGTCTCAAGAGAGAAACGTAAAAGTTgtgcaccaaaaaaaaattattatagaTGCCCCAAACTGAAATTTATGcagatttatttagatttgaCCTGTTGATGCCGATTCCTAGCGTGGCCTTGTAGCACTCATGGCGGACAACTGTTCCTCGATGGACAGAGTAGTCATCCTGCGCTTGAAACATTGTGGGCTCagttccagcttcctcccataGCATATGTTAACGTGCCCCACTTTACCTCAAGTTTTCTAATGATGTGTGTATGAATATGTGAGTGTTTTTGtgagtgtgaatgtgtgaaagCAGCCCTAGTGTAAGGCGCTTTCAGTTTCCATTCACCACCAATTTggagcaaacttccagaaaacttgcaaaactgcagaaacactgagatcctttaaatcatggctaaaacccacctgtttataTCTGCCTTTGATTAGTATTAAAttgaacattgatcaacatatatGACCAAATGTGATgcttattgcttgtttcataattggttactctattatgattttatggaataaagcactttgaactgctttgttgctgaaatgggcgatacaaataaacttgacatgACTTTAAGAATGCTATGTATCTGTACTCAGTTCACTCAGCATGTACAAATATTAAGAAGACTCATTTGAACACCTGGGTGAGAAAATAGATAACCCTTATTCAAACCAACTGCAGTATTGAAAATCACTTTGCCGTTTGTGATCATAAATGCTGAAAACGCAACATCATCTTTGTTATCATAAACATGTGGCTCTTCTTATCAGAAGAGATTTTGgatcttctctttttttatctatttgtaCAATGCTGAATAAATTGCAACATACTTGAAAGGGCATCATtcgtttattattattattattattattattattattattattattattattattattactacagAACTAAGTAAATATTTACCACCCAGTTGGGCCATTTTCCGCTGGGCATGTTGGACATCCAGAGGTCAACCAGATGTTTAGCCCACCAGCCGCTGGTGTTATGAGGCAGGTCCAGCAGGTAAAAGTTGAAGGGGAAGTCACTTTCTTTTATTAGCGGCGTTCCGTAGTACATCATGGTCTTGTCCACCTCTTCATAGTCATAGGATTCTGTCACCATGAACCTGCAGAAGAATAAAAACCCAGGCTATGTGTGAGATTGTACACAAACTAAGCTGGCGTTTCTTACTAAACTGTTCCGATACAAACATTGAGATCATTAAGTAAATATGGCTTCAGTCTTAAACCTgctgaaaattgtttttatgttgagcATCTTTTATACTTTAGAGGTAGCCATAAAGAAATCAGAAATTCTCTTACAATCTAGTTGTTCTTCTGATAAGATCCAGCCATCAGGGAAAACTGTGTTTATAGAACGTCTTAGAACTTCAAGATGCAATcagaaagtaaatttatttcagtaatttaaaaagtgaaatgctACAGTGATTCATTACacaaagagtgtgtgtgttcagtttaTTGTGATGTTCATGGTTTGCAGCTGAATCTTACATAAGACCAGTACAAATAATttattccaaattattatgcaacaGCCTCGGTTTGTAATGAATGTCTGTAAGATGAGTCTccctttttgaataaaattattgaaataaactaacCTTAATTACGAGGGAATCTATCACAGTGagcttcttttttaataaaaacagtttaattggAGGTTTATGTATAGGGCGGTACTCTGCATGTATTCCTACCTGTATCTGCCAGGTTCTCGGCTGTAATGGTCCATCACTGCTCTGAACTCTCTCAGCATGTCGTGCAAGCCCACCTGGCTGGTGGTGTAGTCATGATACAAGTCCCACTCTGTAGTTACTAATTcctgaaatgcaaaaacattaaaggaaatTTTTTAAACGAGACGGTAGAGCATTTGCGGAAAGGATTCAGTCGTTTTTCAGGTCAGAGCCCGGTTGgattttccaggtttttttttttggttttttttgtttgactacTGGAAATTAGGGAGGGCTTGTCTCTATCGGACTGCTTTCTCCGGCTGGTTTCAGGTTAGGCTGATGGAATGCaagtagaaaacaaatacaagacTCCGACTTTGACTTGGTAAGTCAAACAGAACCGACGGAAAGTTTTCCTCCAGCTTTACAAGtggaccatttttttttttttttttttacaaacaactgCAAAAAAGAAGTTCACTTCTTCTTAAAGGCTAATGTgtcttacttttatttcagcCGGTACCAAGAACCAGCATTATACGTGTAACTGAATCAACCTGCTTCGCTCTAACAGTGACTAACAGCTGATGCGTCTGGTTTGCGTGGGTAACGATGTAAGCCACTCGGCTTACATCGTCACCGGACAAACGAGCCATTATGCCAACCACTAACTCACAAACACGGCGgtatttttacagttattacCAGCCATAAACgtttaaagcagaaattatgGAATAGACACGCGGTTATAAAAAGCTCCAGATACGTTTATAGCTGTGTTTCCAATTTTACAACAGACcataaattacttttgtttgaTAGTCTAAAGATGTAAAACTCTGTAAGTGTGATCTAAAATCAAAGTCTGAGTCAGTCCCAGCATTACAGCATTAGTCCACAGTGGTCAGTAAATCCCAGTGACTTGCTAATCCTCTAAAATATGCTTCTTTTCTACTAATCTTTTCTGTTGGGAAGGagggtgggggaaaaaatgcctCCACAAGGTTTTCTTTACTTATGTCAGAGTGTGTCATTAAGTCTTTGAATTGCAATTACAGTGTTTTCTTAAGAAAAGCGCAGGATGAACCTGACATTTAAGCCAgcgataaataataaatggcaCATGGCGCACAGCAAGAAACGTCCCACTCAGCTGTTACGGGCTGTTCGGTCGGCCGAGGTGTTTCTGCCCACGCCGCTGCTTTCATGCATCTCATTATTCTAATCTGGATTCTGACACGCCACTTTATGagtcaatgaaataaaatcGGGATTATATAACGGAAGGTTAAAGCGGGGATTGTTAACTGAGCTGAACTTTGAGCGGTGGGAGTTACAGCGGCAATTAAAATTTAACACGAGTGGGGGGTGTAGGGGGATGAGGATTTGTGAGAATATCATCACGGGAAAAAGAATGAAACCGTTTTTACGCTTTGTGCTGTGAAAAGGTGGACAGGAGAATCAATTCATTTGATGTGAGCTTTGATTGTATGTTGTCGTGCTTAAGTTTTTTCCatactttgtcacattaaaaccacaaacctctgtatatttcatttgtattttatgtacAAAGACATGGCCATCCACCTATTTTTCAGAGAGGCTGCCAAGAGGCCTATGGGAACTCTGGAGAGGCTGCTGAGCTCAACTATAAGTTGCACACTCCATAACTTTAGCATATAAGtggtgaaacaaaacaaaagaacctACTATTAAAACACAAAGCCATTAAAAGTCCAGTTTAAAGTTCATCTCAGTACAGGAAACATATGGAAGAAAGGGCTCTGGTCTGATAAAACCAACAAATATTTTGGCCATCGGGTCACAAAAGGTGGCTTGATGGACAACCTTGTAGACCCAGCAAAGGTTGAGTCTACAAAGTATTGTCACGTCCGTACATTTTGTGTCGGTCTAACAACATAAAATCCCGATGAAGCTCATTGGGGTTTGTGCTCGTAACATTTGATTAACAGAGGGCAGGCTCACCGGCGGCTTGTCTGGATCCACCTGTGGCTCGTCTCTCAGGTGTGCTGCTTCCAGCATGTGTTTGACCGCGTCCATCCGGAAGCCATCCACCCCCTTCTCCAGCCAGAAATTGATTAGATCCTGCAGGGAAAGAatgaaaatgcacattttattatgaatttgacactttttctttttagcctCATCAGACTACCACACGTCTGTTAAGTAGTAATGCAACAAAATTACTACATAATAAAGTTTTCTTAAGAGTCAGTGTCTTACGATGATCTCTTGAACGACATCGGGGTTCCTCAGGTTCAGGTCTGGCTGCTCCTTGAGGAACTGGTGCAGGTAACACTGCCCTCTGACCTCATCGTAAGTCCATGAGGAATTTCCAAAGATGCTCACCTGTGTGACAAGTGAAGGTCGTGATCAGCACTGGAGAGACTCGAAACCCGGCGCCGTGTggaacagcagcacaaacacaaacccagTTGTTAGGCTTCGGGAAAGATGGATCGCAGTCCGTCCAGACGTAGTAATCCTTGTAGTGAGGGTCTCTGGTCCGACTCAGGTTGAACCAGCGGTGGCGGTCACTGGTGTGATTGGGAATGAAGTCCATAATCAGCTTCAAACCTGAGGTGGAGAGGTGAGAGGGAAGACACTTTAATCTGTCATCATCAATCTGACACTAAACCAGAGAGCCCCACTTCCACGTCTCTGGAAAAAGGAACTAAAAACACACACCCTTGTTGTGCATTTCAGCCAAAAGTTCTTCAAAGTCCTGCATGTTTCCGAAGAGCGGGTCGACGTCCCTGAAGTCCTCCACATCGTAGCCAAAGTCTTTCATTGGAGAGCGGTAGAAAGGGCTGATCCACACCGCCTTGATGTTCAGGTCCAGGAAGTGGTCCAGCTTCTCCTTAATTCCTGCGTGGGCCGACAAGCTGGATGTTACAGAAGTAGCTACTCAGATTACGAGCTGCACACATCATTGAATTCCTCTTAATGTCGTTTTATGTAATTGCAACGAGTCAATAGTTTCTGAACTGCTCTTGACAGATACAGCATACTGAATTATTGTTGATTAAAGTAAATGGTTGCCTAAAAtgattgtgtaacagagcagcATTTTACTGCTCTGTTACACAGCATTCTCATTATAGttataaacagataaaaacaatgtttcagtcTGAAATCAATCCAATTATAATCGTTAAAgaattttataaacacaaaacaatcttGTATTTCTGAAACGTTAAAACCTTCTGGAAGTTCTGAATAGTCGTGTTATCCTTTTAGTATTTGTGTATTCTTCTCAAAGTCAGTCATACTGAGCcaggctctggttctgctggaggtttcttcctgttacaggggagtttttcttctctgtcgCTAAATGCATGCTCGATATGAGGAATTTCTGTAAAGCCAATAACACACTGCTGCTACGTGCTAGCTGCAACTCCATagtctgctgggtttccttaaaatactttttaaactactttaaatAATCAACTGAGTTTACAGGAGACGGGATTATTTGACAAGTATGTGTGACtgaattaaaaaggttttttggggggtttttttgcaaagtTCTTCGAGGTGAGCTGTAGTTCCTCTAAACTCCAGAATCACCTTAACTCGCTGCATCATGTCGAAGAAAgccattcccacagcatgattctgccaccatcATGTCTCACTATACAGATAGCTTGAGAACTccaaataaagttgttttttttaattatctttttaaCCTTCTGATTGATTTGCACAGAGATCGTCTCCATTTATAAATGTCCGTTTGCAAATGATGCGACTTTCTTGTGGTGAGATTATATTTGGATGTATCAGAGTCTAGGAGTAGGCTACTgctttctatattttttaaaaaaaaaaaaagaaaagattgttaatcatgtctttcttttgtcaataatagtaatttttaaaaattactgagaaaaaaaaaaagcactcgACCTTTGAGGTCTCCGACTCCGTCCCCGTCAGAGTCCTTGAAGGACCGGGGGTAGACCTGGTAGACCGGGGTGATGTGCCACCAGTGCAGGCACGGCGGGGACAACGCGATGATGACGATGGTGACCGCCACCAGCGCCAGAGTGCAGCACACTGTCAGCCAGAACAGGATCTCTCTGGGCACCCGGTACCGAGCCCTGGAggagtgcagcagcagcacctccTTGGGCATCCCGGCGTACGGTTTGACCTGCGTGTACTCGTCCGCAGCCGCGTCCAGCTTCACCGCGGTGGAGTCGCGCCGCTCCCCGGTGCCCGAGCTGGAGGTGTCCTCCGCCGACCCGCCGTCGACTGCGTCCTTATAACCCGGGTTTCTGATGGTTTCCTCCAGCTCCATTTGACCgctgttctttttaaaactcatctagatatttctgttaattcaagaaaaaataaaaataactttgaaacTAAGTGCGAGGACGCTGTGAGAAGGTAAGAGCGGCAGATGGAGCTCAGTCTGCCTCGGTGCCACCTGTGGAATGTGGGGGAATATTGTAGAAACCGGAGAGCTCACAGGACTGGTTACAGATTAGCTTTTCTTATCTTGGTGCAGAGTGGGCTGGGTGTTCTGCATGAAGGACAGCCAGCTTGTATGTTGAGCATCgtcagcaattaaaaaaaaaatacactaaaatgtTCGTGATGTTCATATTCTACAATCAGATAAACATGTTCTTCAAAACAAAGCGGACAGAATTGCCTTCACCTGCTGCCGGCTTTCATCGATTGTTAATGATTGTGAAATTATTCTCAACTCCAGAAGGCAAAGAAACGACAACTAATCAACCAGAACCAACTTTCCTGTGAGACTTGGTGGAATTTATGAGTGTTATGTTTTATGTCCTGGCCCAACTCTTGCAACCACTGTTTACATTATTACTTTATAAGTATCTTGATGAATAtcaagcaaaattattttttcataccAAGTGTTGGAGAAAAATATACAGTCACATGTGCCTTattcccaaaatatttttttgtataattgaTAGCCTACTAATTTGGTCCCAGTTCATACAGTTTAAATAGTAATGCAGaagatagaaaaacatttgataatCCAAATTACCTAAAGTATGATTTAGGTATTAGTGAGGGGTGGGGAGCCtatataacttttaaaacagtgtaaacatctggtttcatcAGTATACACTGTAACTGATTTTTACACGGAACTGTGATCATTCATGTCTAAAGAAATGTGGATGTTTATTCACAAATCTTTTCCAGTTCATTTCAATTAGCTTCAGGTGTTACACTGATGACTCACTAGTAATGTTGTGCAATACCCAAGATCTCCAGATCAACTTCAGTTTCCAGCATGCAATTGTAGGGTCTTGCTGAGCAGTTATTTTCAGTCCAACAATAACAATGTCATCAGTATATTATTCTAGCAAGCATGTGCAATGCACCAAAACTCGGGGGCAAAAAGTGCAATCGGTGCAGAATTGCAAAAATCTGCAAATCGATGCATGCCTCTTCAGGTAAATTGCTGCTTGAATACAATATGCAATAACTAACCACAGGAAGTTCCGGCTAACAACACGTCACATCACAAACAGAAGTTTTCACATAAATCCATCTTTTATTGGTGGTTATGTTCACTGTACAGTTTATAAACTTAACAGCATAAatcagtacagaaaaaaaaaaattaaaactggccCTTCTTCAAATCGGCCTTAAAGTAAAAGCCATATTGTGAACTAAAACacttggaataaataaaagaaaaagagtcaTCTGGAAGTTACCATTGCAACTACACAAATGTTAATTATACATGAACATAGTGGGCTGAACAAATATATAAGCAGTCATTTTTCTCCTAAAAGCCTCGTAATAGTTTACTCCTGTGTTCACATCTCCACATTCTTGACTCCCGTTTGCAGCATTTGATGAACCAAGATTTCCTAAAACCGTGGCTTAACTCTCTACACAAATAGTAGCAACAAATCAGTGAAAAGATATCCAGACGTCACTTGATGTCCAGAAATGCCGCCGGCTCCCATGACAGTTCTCTTACTTTCAACAACTAGaatgattaaaaagtttaaataataataataataataaaaaaggaagcaaagagAATGTGAGGCTGAGGTCGTAAAGAAAACGTGAGTAATGAGGAATTACATTCAGGAAAAAACAGCATCTCTCCCTCCATTCAGATCTTTAATTCCTCAGAGCCCAGTGTCTGATGTAGAAAGCTTTAGACTGTTCAGTGTGGAAGGAGTTTACACAATGTTAAAAACTAGGAATAGTTTATGAATATCAACTGGAGTCTACACAGCCAATGAAATAACTGACGTAAATCCAGTATAATTTGGTTTGGTCAAAACCATCACCTTAAATCCCTAAAGATTCTTCCGCTTTaacttttcacacatttccTCGTCAACACTGTGTTCCCCCACAGTGACCGGTTATACGTTATCCCCTCCCGTCTGTCCTGTCCCACCACAATAAATCAAGCTCCCCTCACCCCCTCCATTCCTCCTGGTCCACAGTAATCATTGCAAACGACTGcaaaagaactaaaacattcaAGTACCTCCATGTCACATGGCACCGAGAGTAGAGTACCACAGTTGCATTAACCAGCCAAGTCCTGTCCGAATACTGCCGCTGCAAAAAGAACcatttgcttttaacttgaGAAATGTACTTCTTCGCTTTTGCATCCGTTCAGAGAAATTAGCTCAATGTATTTGTTTAAGCACAGATttgtttagagaaaaaaactaaagccaAGATGCTTTACTTTGATTTTGGTTCTGGAACACATCCATCCACAgttagctttaattaaaaaaataaaataaaaaaagaaatatatgacTCCAAGTCCACATAGGCTCCTTTACTTCAATCACTAACgcacccccaaaaaaaaagaaaaactcgcCTTCTCCCGTTGTTTCATGTTCCTCTTTAGGTTTCATTGATCCGTAAGCAGCAGAATCACATCTCATTTAATcccatcaaaagaaaaaaaaaaatcatcacagaaaaatgttagtacaaaaaaaaaaaaaatgttttcaggtaaaacaaaaaggcttttttttttttaccctccaGAGAAGTTATTTAAGAGATGGATAGAAAGGCAAGCCGTAGCATGAGCAGGATTGCCCATGTGTTGTGGATAAAAAGGCAAAGAGGAGGAAGGTGAAACTGGAATGTCTTCATCTCTAAACCCCTTTAATTGGAAGGCTTTTGTGTTGGAGCAACACCTGTGCACGCCTAATcttaatgtttctgttctttcGTTGATAGATCTAAacttacaaacacacacacgcagaaatgatcaaaaacatattAGGCCACAATGAATACCAGGATAGGAAATGCAACcaaaggaacaaagaaaaaaatatatacatctatatatatatatagatatatataggaATTTTATATCTATCTCTATGCCTTTAAAGAAGAGCAGGCTCTAAAGCTTATGATTCTGGCAAGGTTTACCAATGCACTGCTGACTGTTTTTACAGGAGAAGACAGGAAGCAAAGACAAGTAGTAGAAGGAGGGAAATGATAAACTGTTGCCTCCGTTAGCAGGCGAGAGTAAAGACAGTGAGCAGAGACGTGCAAGAAGAGTCACACTGGAGTTCATGTGTGGAGAAGCATACCCGCTCGTTTCAGGAGCCACACCTGAAACCAAGACGGgaacgaacacacacacacacacacacactctcgtGTTATAGTGTGGAGCCTCAGGTGATCCGCTGTCGGGATCCGTTTGGAGGATTTTTACCCAGAAGTCTTTGGATGTTGTTGGTGGAGTTTCATGACCGTAACATTGGAGAAAGGGCAGACAGCTTCCCCCGTACGGCGTCGTAGCTTATGTGGCGTTTGCGGAGTTTGTGTGGTcgaaaaacactttgaaaacaaataatgccacaaaaacaacagaagcgTCATCGGTCTCATACAGACGTGTGAGCGGCTGGTTTTCTGTAATGGCGGCCAGCCGGTGGAGTTGTGAGGTCCCCTCTTCTTCTCTCAGGCCTCTGCAAGGCACCATAAAGTCCCAGAGCAGAGCTGCTCCCGTATATCTGTCAATCCACAACGAAAACaaccaacagaaatgaaaccgaaataaaaaataaaaaaaacaaaagaaaaaaaactgtgcttGCTTGTCTTTCTACTGGATTTTGTATTGTACGTATACGTCTGTAGtgcagtttgcaaaaaaaaaaaaaaaaatgcatcctaATTCATTTGAAGCCCTCCCCGTTGGATGAGGATTATAATAATTATTCTCTCAggtgaaaaattaaaagatgagTTAGGATGCAATCTCATGTGGAATAGTGGTCCTGTGGcgtttttttgtttcgttttttgGATCAGGCGGTTGTGCTGGACAGCTACCAGTGGCACTCCAAATCTGCTCCACTCTGCAAGAGGACAGCCAGAGAAAGGTAGAGCggggaaacaaacaaaaaatagggAGAGATGAGAGCGAAAGAAAAATAGTGTTAATTTAACGTCACGTTAACAGGTTTCGGTTCCCGACCTGGGTTTTCGAGGGAAGGTTTTTATACCATCGACgcagacaaaaaataaagttacaacACCAACACTTCTAGCCTCAGGTTCGCAGATCatttaatacacaaataaataaatttgccaaCATAATTCTGTAGCTTTCTGTTCTTGCGGGGCGTGGCACAGAGACAGATCGTTATTTGCTTGCGTGCGGCTGCTGAGACATCAAGTGAGACAGCAATGCATGCGTGTTGGTGTGCCTGTGATGCGAGAGAGGGGGACAGACAGGACCAGAAACACCTCATCGCTCAtctacacacatacacacactcctTAAAGTCCAAATGGAGCTCTACATGCTGGAAAGTAGACCAGAAGGGGACGTAGAGACTGATGGAGGTGTGACACAGGGGAGTATGCTCTGTGGGTCGCTATCCATGCCTGTAAgaacgtgtgtgtgcgtgtgtatgcaTGAGGTTTTGGAAGGGGGGTCAGGGTGGGTTGGGGTTTAACACTTATATATGTGATCACTTACCAAATGAAACAGGAGGGCTGCATTAATCAGAGGGTGAACACACAGTTAGACATGTTGATGCTTCCCTTGTTAGCGTCTTTATATGCGTCTTCTTGCTAAAAACCAAATTAACACCTCTTGgacttttcccacattttgcCGAAGTATACCCGCAAAATTTGTTGCATTATACGTGGATTTTCTGCagtagatcaacacaaagtggtgcatattTGTAAAGTGTGTCTGTcaccagaaaaaacaaaacaaactgaagccCAACAAAGTTTGTGGTCGCAACTTGACGAAACATGACAAAGCTCAGAGGATGGACAGTTTTGTGTGTAACTAAAAAGTACATATGCACAACAGTGGAGTGGAAccaattttaccattttaaaaaagttcatCTTCACTTTAGAGTGCATATAAGTGTGCATCAGTAACAAACCTCTACGGAAtacctctgttttgtttttagtattgTTAAAAGGGTAAAACTTTTAAGTGTAAAAAGATACAAAACTGTCAAAGAAGGGAATTTTCCTCCTCAAGTCAATGGTTGGGTAAACATCAACCCTAGTGAAAGCtactgccacacacacacacacacacacacccacacaaacacaatccCTTTTTGATGTTAATTATAATCAGATAGACACAAAAGAATCCACTAAACACATATCACTTTGAGTTCAAACACTGACAGCAGCATTTATCACAACCATGACAAGATGCTAGCTTAGCCTGCTAACTGTCTATCCTGAAATGTAGCTGGGATGTGTTGGAGGAGCTACAATTACCCAACAATTACCAATTTAAATTCAACTATTTGAACTAACagtttttcttagatttttttcttcttatgttATAAATATGGAGTTCAAAGAATTCTATTAATTCAGTTGGATTTTTGTGAAACaagtaaattaaaactttatttccaaGGACTACAGACTTAAGGTCTCTGTGACAGatgtttaaaatggaaaaaaaggaaaaaaaacaaaaaaaaaacaaaggtcaAACGTATAGAACAAACCAAGTAATGCTTTGAATTTGTCTTGGTCATT from Gambusia affinis linkage group LG13, SWU_Gaff_1.0, whole genome shotgun sequence includes:
- the slc3a1 gene encoding neutral and basic amino acid transport protein rBAT; translated protein: MSFKKNSGQMELEETIRNPGYKDAVDGGSAEDTSSSGTGERRDSTAVKLDAAADEYTQVKPYAGMPKEVLLLHSSRARYRVPREILFWLTVCCTLALVAVTIVIIALSPPCLHWWHITPVYQVYPRSFKDSDGDGVGDLKGIKEKLDHFLDLNIKAVWISPFYRSPMKDFGYDVEDFRDVDPLFGNMQDFEELLAEMHNKGLKLIMDFIPNHTSDRHRWFNLSRTRDPHYKDYYVWTDCDPSFPKPNNWVSIFGNSSWTYDEVRGQCYLHQFLKEQPDLNLRNPDVVQEIIDLINFWLEKGVDGFRMDAVKHMLEAAHLRDEPQVDPDKPPELVTTEWDLYHDYTTSQVGLHDMLREFRAVMDHYSREPGRYRFMVTESYDYEEVDKTMMYYGTPLIKESDFPFNFYLLDLPHNTSGWWAKHLVDLWMSNMPSGKWPNWVVGNHDRPRIGSSAGRMYVRAINLMLLTLPGTPTTYYGEEIGMENINITQSQVQDPAGKYNVSLSRDPERSPMQWNSEKNAGFNPQTNKTWLPVHPSYETVNVEVQNKDEGSVLSQYRFLNGLRQSELPFLRGWFCYVLSDTNIFSYLRELDGHKEAYLMVINFGRGPSTTDLSAVKELPDELQVLMSTNTANNQKVFQKSRIQTEAGEGLVIRYSTYTRFHPNHPAQCYVSEKACYLETVDILYKC